One Lentibacillus cibarius DNA window includes the following coding sequences:
- the yppF gene encoding YppF family protein yields MSIFELITIFERERNEPPASINALLDFYQHKYITGDIDISHYRNIYHYLHRQGAISAHEYA; encoded by the coding sequence ATGAGCATTTTTGAACTAATAACGATTTTTGAGAGGGAACGAAACGAACCACCGGCGTCTATCAATGCTCTGTTGGATTTTTATCAGCATAAATATATTACAGGTGATATTGACATCAGTCATTACCGGAACATTTACCATTACTTACATCGACAAGGTGCCATCTCCGCCCATGAATATGCGTGA